The following proteins come from a genomic window of Methanosarcina sp. MTP4:
- the nikR gene encoding nickel-responsive transcriptional regulator NikR, with protein MEKELMRIGVSLPDTLLNKFDEIIDKRGYSSRSEGIRDAIRNYISYYEWMGDIKGHRVGTVSVIYDHTKRGLSNALADIQHHYTHLIKSSVHIHLDHDNCFEVIVLDGDGEDIKELAEAIMSLKGVKFSKLTTVASSENI; from the coding sequence ATGGAAAAAGAACTTATGAGGATAGGGGTTTCCCTCCCCGACACCCTTTTGAATAAATTTGATGAGATTATTGATAAGAGAGGCTATTCATCCCGTTCTGAAGGCATAAGGGATGCCATCAGGAACTACATTTCCTACTATGAATGGATGGGAGATATCAAAGGTCATCGTGTCGGAACCGTCTCTGTAATTTACGACCACACAAAGCGCGGGCTTTCCAATGCCCTTGCCGACATCCAGCACCACTACACCCATCTTATCAAGTCTTCGGTGCATATCCACCTGGACCATGACAACTGTTTCGAAGTAATAGTGCTGGACGGAGACGGAGAAGATATCAAGGAACTTGCCGAAGCTATCATGTCCCTAAAAGGTGTAAAGTTCTCAAAACTTACTACAGTGGCATCCAGTGAAAATATCTGA
- a CDS encoding helix-turn-helix transcriptional regulator — MSEKKLIEVRNSYALPEDVLDAVHEAMSEDMGELVSLFKVLADPTRLRILKALEIQSLCVCVLVENTDQKHSALSYHLKLLKEAELVDSRRERSFQIYELTEFGSTLLKSIEKHFEKS; from the coding sequence ATGTCTGAAAAAAAGCTTATCGAAGTCAGAAACTCGTACGCCCTTCCAGAAGATGTACTGGACGCCGTACATGAAGCAATGAGCGAAGATATGGGGGAACTCGTTAGCCTGTTCAAGGTGCTCGCAGACCCTACCCGCCTCCGGATACTCAAAGCCCTGGAGATCCAGAGCCTTTGCGTATGCGTCCTTGTGGAAAATACGGATCAGAAGCATTCCGCTCTGTCCTATCACCTCAAGCTCTTAAAAGAAGCGGAGCTCGTGGACTCCAGGAGAGAACGCAGTTTCCAGATTTACGAACTCACGGAATTCGGGAGCACGCTCTTGAAATCCATTGAAAAACATTTTGAAAAGAGTTAA
- a CDS encoding aldehyde dehydrogenase gives MKMWINGKNEDSCSSEYMDVRNPATGKLVDSAPAGCREDVDAAVEAAGRACGSWASLSPQERARFFYRAAGLVRERGEELALLLTSEQGKPLPEARNEIRGFASVLEYYCGLASTLKGEFIQGPGNGYSFTLNEPLGVCAAIIPWNMPALIMGWKLGPALVSGNTVVLKPASSTPLTNLKLAFLLGEAGLPAGVLNLVTGPGSVVGEAIAGHPDIRKLSFTGESGTGKRVAALAAPTLKRLTLELGGSDPMIVCDDAELETAVDGVLRGRFYNCGQTCTAVKRLYLFEGIAEEFLGLLERRVRSLRVGNGMLDGIDMGPLNNEGQRNYVAELVRGVEERGEGKILTGGKVPAGGGYSDGYFFEPTLISEVSPDSRLLTEEVFGPVLPVVRVQNLDEAIEEANRTRYGLGASVWTKNIDRVRQAYEQLKAGTVWVNQHLKVAPELPFGGTKESGLGRENGPYALSDYLESKTVMIRT, from the coding sequence ATGAAAATGTGGATAAACGGAAAGAATGAAGATTCCTGCAGTTCGGAATATATGGATGTCCGGAACCCTGCAACAGGAAAACTGGTCGATAGTGCGCCGGCTGGCTGCAGGGAAGACGTGGATGCCGCGGTTGAGGCTGCCGGCAGGGCTTGCGGTTCCTGGGCGTCTCTTTCCCCGCAGGAAAGGGCAAGGTTCTTTTACAGGGCTGCGGGGCTTGTGCGGGAACGTGGGGAAGAACTGGCCTTGCTCCTTACCTCGGAACAGGGAAAACCCCTTCCTGAAGCCAGGAACGAGATCCGGGGCTTTGCTTCGGTGTTAGAATACTACTGCGGGCTGGCAAGTACGCTGAAAGGGGAGTTTATCCAGGGGCCGGGGAATGGTTATTCCTTTACCCTCAATGAGCCCCTGGGGGTCTGTGCGGCAATCATTCCCTGGAACATGCCTGCCCTGATCATGGGCTGGAAGCTCGGGCCTGCCCTCGTATCGGGCAACACTGTGGTTCTGAAGCCTGCAAGTTCTACCCCGCTTACGAACCTGAAGCTTGCATTCCTCCTGGGGGAAGCGGGGCTCCCTGCCGGGGTGCTGAACCTTGTAACCGGGCCTGGCTCAGTTGTTGGAGAGGCAATTGCCGGGCACCCGGACATCAGGAAACTTTCCTTTACCGGGGAGTCAGGGACCGGGAAACGCGTTGCAGCCCTTGCGGCGCCCACCCTGAAGAGGCTGACCCTGGAACTGGGGGGAAGTGACCCCATGATCGTCTGTGACGACGCAGAGCTTGAAACTGCAGTGGACGGGGTTCTCAGGGGCAGGTTTTACAACTGCGGGCAGACCTGTACGGCGGTAAAAAGGCTCTATCTTTTCGAAGGGATCGCAGAGGAATTCCTCGGGCTACTTGAAAGAAGGGTCCGCAGCCTGAGAGTGGGAAATGGCATGCTGGACGGAATCGATATGGGGCCCCTTAACAATGAGGGGCAGCGGAACTACGTTGCGGAACTTGTCAGGGGTGTGGAAGAGCGCGGGGAAGGTAAAATCCTTACAGGCGGAAAGGTCCCTGCAGGGGGGGGTTACAGTGACGGTTATTTCTTTGAGCCTACCCTGATAAGTGAGGTTTCCCCGGATTCGCGGCTTCTGACAGAAGAGGTCTTCGGGCCCGTGCTTCCGGTTGTCAGGGTACAGAACCTGGACGAAGCAATTGAAGAGGCAAACAGGACAAGGTATGGGCTAGGGGCATCCGTCTGGACAAAGAACATCGATAGGGTCCGGCAGGCATACGAACAACTCAAAGCAGGTACGGTCTGGGTTAACCAGCACCTCAAGGTTGCCCCGGAACTTCCTTTCGGCGGCACGAAGGAAAGCGGGCTTGGCAGGGAAAACGGACCTTACGCTCTTTCGGACTATCTGGAAAGCAAAACCGTGATGATCAGGACCTGA
- a CDS encoding DUF3303 domain-containing protein yields MLFLDISTWDPAERDKVMEHFKKLEVPDGIDIINQWIDLSGNRYFVLYEAESAEAYGAFNLPWTDICIIDSVPVMEAAEFMQLLPKYK; encoded by the coding sequence ATGTTGTTTTTGGACATTAGTACCTGGGATCCGGCGGAACGCGATAAAGTTATGGAACACTTCAAGAAGCTTGAAGTTCCTGATGGAATTGATATCATCAACCAGTGGATTGACCTTTCCGGCAACCGTTACTTCGTTCTCTATGAAGCGGAAAGTGCAGAAGCCTACGGAGCCTTCAACCTGCCCTGGACTGATATCTGTATAATCGACAGCGTACCTGTTATGGAAGCTGCCGAGTTCATGCAGCTCCTGCCCAAGTACAAGTAA